Proteins from a single region of Styela clava chromosome 1, kaStyClav1.hap1.2, whole genome shotgun sequence:
- the LOC144425523 gene encoding uncharacterized protein LOC144425523, whose product MKLANISDVTHLNMLREYFRSKMNPESSLLLWTGMSYAHGKVISITGITISLPSEVWYPSSHNLGRIKLLVLKDSADIYQGLTTGSPAAENYGVLCEIAIHTTIG is encoded by the exons ATGAAGTTAGCAAATATTTCTGACGTTACACACCTAAACATGCTGCGAGAGTACTTTCGATCAAAGATGAATCCTGAGTCGAGTCTTCTACTGTGGACAGGAATGTCATATGCT CATGGAAAAGTAATTTCGATAACCGGAATAACCATCTCTTTACCTTCCGAAGTGTGGTATCCGTCGTCCCACAATCTTGGAAGAATAAAATTGCTGGTTCTCAAAGATTCTGCTGATATATATCAAGGCCTTACAACCGGGTCTCCGGCTGCTGAAAACTATGGTGTCCTGTGTGAAATAGCAATACATACGACAATAGGTTAA